Proteins from a single region of Desulfobacter postgatei 2ac9:
- the csx20 gene encoding CRISPR-associated protein Csx20, with protein MNAKKPANPENMFLMFNHSLSKDQETDAQNIWGAQLQFVGLPAQLKALWAQIPADKQELFDTLAPFRTWLEKQSRPNDLVLIQGDFGATWLMVQYALNTNLVPVYSVTVRLASEERSPDGMVKNTHFFKHQMFRLYGI; from the coding sequence ATGAATGCCAAAAAACCGGCAAACCCTGAAAACATGTTCCTGATGTTTAATCACTCACTGTCCAAAGACCAGGAAACTGATGCCCAAAATATCTGGGGAGCGCAACTGCAATTTGTTGGGCTTCCGGCGCAGTTGAAGGCGCTTTGGGCACAAATTCCTGCAGATAAACAAGAGCTTTTTGACACGCTGGCTCCTTTTCGAACATGGCTTGAAAAGCAATCCCGGCCTAATGATCTTGTATTGATCCAGGGGGATTTCGGTGCCACCTGGCTCATGGTTCAATATGCACTGAACACCAATCTTGTACCGGTTTATTCTGTTACCGTAAGACTGGCCAGTGAAGAGAGATCACCGGACGGCATGGTAAAAAACACGCACTTTTTCAAACATCAAATGTTCCGACTATACGGCATATAA
- the cas6 gene encoding CRISPR system precrRNA processing endoribonuclease RAMP protein Cas6, whose amino-acid sequence MLIKEHPELFPPEIAFGYKMKEIRVSKKLNLKIRRIVIAGVSYTIRPSFAMPYMTGFVKDVDEKHTRLLGEKTYIATTTGSKLSFRVFHERALSLHGNFKNFFQANFFEKPPTSSADRVNGKKIKSKGLYTPMKFGKYLFHITLTRDAVLPAYKGSTFRGLLGHALKRTVCALKNQTCATCILRQNCTYALVFETAHALPAPENAKISAPPHPMVLEPPLTEKREFAAGDTLACGMVLFGDLNRNLPYFIYAFDQMGRIGLGKSLNGTRAGFTLESVTFGDETVYSKEDGRVTLPDILPALDLTPDQDENPEHVTLKLQTPFRISTDTGQAPNLPFDLLMRSLIRRCTALFNTYGDGEPPLNYPELVKKACRVNLTDNSLAWFDWQRYSSRQEAKMYMGGLLGQVTYQGDLGPFLPFLRMAQTVHAGKNTAFGLGKIDLETMNK is encoded by the coding sequence ATGCTCATCAAGGAACATCCTGAACTTTTTCCGCCTGAAATCGCCTTCGGATACAAAATGAAGGAGATCAGAGTCTCAAAAAAACTGAATTTGAAAATCAGAAGAATAGTCATAGCTGGTGTCAGTTACACAATAAGGCCGTCTTTTGCCATGCCCTATATGACTGGATTTGTAAAAGATGTTGATGAAAAACATACCCGCCTTTTGGGAGAAAAGACCTATATTGCCACGACGACTGGAAGCAAGCTTTCTTTTAGAGTCTTCCATGAGAGGGCTCTTAGCCTTCATGGAAACTTCAAAAACTTTTTCCAGGCAAATTTTTTTGAAAAACCGCCCACCAGCTCCGCAGATAGAGTAAACGGCAAAAAAATTAAATCCAAGGGATTATACACACCCATGAAATTCGGAAAATACCTGTTCCACATCACACTGACCCGGGACGCTGTTTTACCCGCGTACAAAGGATCCACATTCAGAGGGCTTCTGGGCCATGCCTTGAAACGAACCGTATGTGCGCTTAAAAACCAGACCTGCGCCACCTGTATTTTAAGGCAGAACTGCACCTATGCCCTGGTATTTGAAACCGCCCATGCCCTGCCGGCTCCGGAAAACGCCAAGATATCGGCCCCACCGCACCCCATGGTCCTGGAACCGCCTTTAACGGAAAAAAGAGAGTTCGCTGCCGGCGACACCCTGGCATGCGGCATGGTCCTTTTCGGGGACCTGAACCGGAACCTGCCCTATTTCATCTATGCCTTTGACCAGATGGGCCGTATCGGCCTGGGCAAAAGCCTGAACGGCACCCGGGCCGGGTTTACGCTGGAATCCGTCACCTTTGGGGATGAAACGGTTTATTCAAAAGAGGACGGCCGGGTGACATTGCCGGATATTCTGCCTGCGCTTGACCTGACACCGGATCAGGACGAAAATCCGGAACATGTCACACTCAAACTGCAAACCCCGTTCAGGATCAGCACGGACACGGGCCAGGCCCCAAATCTGCCCTTTGACCTTTTAATGCGTTCCCTGATCCGCCGGTGTACCGCCCTGTTCAACACATATGGGGATGGTGAGCCACCCCTGAATTACCCGGAGTTGGTGAAAAAAGCCTGCCGGGTGAACCTGACAGACAACAGCCTGGCCTGGTTTGACTGGCAGCGATACTCCTCCCGACAGGAGGCAAAAATGTATATGGGCGGACTTTTGGGACAAGTAACCTACCAGGGAGACCTTGGACCTTTTCTGCCGTTTCTGCGCATGGCGCAAACCGTTCATGCCGGAAAAAATACGGCGTTTGGGCTGGGCAAAATTGATTTGGAGACAATGAACAAATGA